From one Anopheles cruzii chromosome 3, idAnoCruzAS_RS32_06, whole genome shotgun sequence genomic stretch:
- the LOC128275594 gene encoding ring canal kelch homolog isoform X1: MLSFIQYLGIMSSLGNGNNQNNTNSNTGSSQNSAAEGTMERGSCILVRYASQNSLDESSQKQIPRANGKEKTTGAYRNNIHTQRSFEAMNMMREQNLLCDVVLVAEGIEIPAHKMVLASCSPYFYAMFTGFEESRQDRITLQGVDHRALQLLIEYVYTAVVEVTEENVQILLTAANLLQLTDVRDACCDYLQTQLDPSNCLGIRDFADIHGCIDLLNYAETYIEQHFSEVCQFEEFLNLTSEQVVNLIKSDRLSVPTEEKVYECVITWIQYDVPGRQHNLADLMEHVRLPLLAQDYLVQRVEKELLLKGDLQCKDYIIEALKYHLLKGEQKTSFKTPRTIPRQPVGLPKVLLVIGGQAPKAIRSVECYDLREEKWCQVSEMPTRRCRAGLAVLGDKVYAVGGFNGSLRVKTVDVYDPALDQWTTSHCMEARRSTLGVAVLNNCIYAVGGFDGSTGLSSAEMFDPKRQEWRLIAAMSTRRSSVGVGVVNGLLYAVGGYDGASRQCLASVERYDPATDTWTQIAEMSARRSGAGVGVLDNILYAVGGHDGPLVRKSVEAYDPVSNTWHSVGDMAFCRRNAGVVAHNGMLYVVGGDDGISNLASVEVYSRETDAWRILPSSMSIGRSYAGVAIIDKPLUSEQQAARATNSSQSFLHRTTYPRYANGTVSAQHGLQQFVAPAVAAQPPPESAAGLPVGCSDDENSQAEGLNPEPAGAGVNVANANNVHYENIYESIDHFAGIGAVGGVGVIGGAASAAHLSSHGQGAAKKSQPQPGPSGLSAIHRNGGTGLSGISLGSTAPSNGMLHNSNMYPAYHPLAYRNELYDRTAGYDVPRGRAAPSASYYQNQPTLQPLSGPPLPRYANLHLDLNRSRYPAAGQQLQPQQRTPRQRSFDDTESYHYHRYQPNGMSKPGDNLYERVREEPAYQNTGSLAANRGLFGRFDVIGHGVGRIERHLSSSCGNIDHYSLGGHYAVLGHSHLGTVGHIRLNQPNASGNVANGTCTPNQPNSAKDGSSSSSSVNVKSFFSCLGGENSQSMNNLNKPSASGEGVTVREGEAIVTTNSQGSSIVGGLASAAAVSATTTATGTIPKINRKTKQSHHAEPAPGGSPMVGAAVPLAAPPPPPPPELPCGELASGGSGRVTKPSLQWLLVNKWLPMWVGQTPPDYKFIDFNFMFSRNCDGCATVGGGTHARSQQELVRYGHSPIADYIPPAREYPTMTGSYPRVLRNTPQLARLREHEYENIVPLGDAVAPNGPTRSAPRATRPVAGSVGRLREQHQQLPAGIGADPFRTWAFNFEDNSFRPARTSNGAMLHPAPAVVRRITDGTFGAKELQPDQQRPGPSGLRSAAAGTVKPKLGEKEEAARRLSTASLSSSDSDNYVMESLAAEVGGLLADDSSPSGEFQATDEQLDKVAHSKDSGNGAPSSSNDSSESVLNYEPEVAETADRSLSEDEVEVAVCEAHDSGTCDEQNLDDVAM, translated from the exons ATGCTCTCATTCATACAGTACCTAGGCATCATGAGTAGTTTGGGAAACGGAAATAACCAgaacaacaccaacagcaacactGGAAGCAGCCAGAACTCGGCAGCGGAAGGAACGATGGAGCGCGGAAG CTGCATCCTGGTGCGTTACGCAAGCCAGAATTCACTCGACGAAAGCTCGCAGAAGCAGATACCGCGCGCGAATGGAAAGGAGAAAACGACTGGCGCGTACCGTAACAACATTCACACGCAACGCTCGTTCGAGGCCATGAACATGATGAGAGA ACAAAATCTGCTCTGCGatgtggtgctggtggccgagGGTATCGAAATTCCAGCCCACAAGATGGTGCTAGCCTCGTGTAGCCCGTACTTCTACGCCATGTTCACCGGGTTCGAGGAGAGCCGCCAGGATCGGATCACACTGCAAGGCGTTGATCATCGGGCGCTGCAACTGCTGATCGAGTACGTCTACACGGCGGTGGTCGAGGTGACGGAGGAGAACGTACAGATTCTGCTGACCGCCGCCAATTTGCTGCAACTGACCGACGTGCGCGACGCCTGCTGCGACTATCTGCAGACGCAGCTCGATCCCAGCAACTGTCTTGGGATCCGCGATTTCGCCGACATTCACGGTTGCATCGATCTGCTAAACTACGCTGAAACGTACATCGAGCAACATTTCTC GGAAGTGTGCCAGTTTGAAGAATTTTTGAATCTCACCAGCGAACAAGTGGTAAACCTGATCAAGAGCGATCGTCTTTCAGTTCCTACGGAGGAAAAG GTTTATGAATGTGTAATCACTTGGATACAGTACGATgttcccggccggcagcaCAATCTGGCTGATTTAATGGAGCACGTCCGGTTGCCGCTCCTCGCCCAGGACTATCTGGTACAGCGTGTCGAGAAGGAGCTGCTATTGAAGGGTGATCTTCAGTGTAAGGACTACATCATCGAAGCGCTCAAGTACCACCTGCTGAAGGGCGAGCAGAAGACATCCTTCAAGACGCCACGCACCATTCCTCGTCAACCGGTGGGTCTACcgaaggtgctgctggtgattgGTGGGCAAGCACCGAAAGCGATCCGCTCGGTCGAGTGTTACGATCTGCGTGAGGAAAAGTGGTGTCAAGTCTCGGAAATGCCAACACGCCGCTGTCGGGCCGGACTGGCCGTCCTCGGTGACAAAGTGTACGCGGTCGGTGGCTTCAATGGTTCGTTGCGTGTGAAAACGGTCGATGTGTATGACCCGGCCCTAGACCAGTGGACTACCAGCCACTGTATGGAGGCACGGCGTTCGACACTTGGTGTCGCGGTGCTCAACAATTGCATCTACGCCGTCGGTGGATTCGATGGTTCTACCGGTCTTAGTTCGGCCGAAATGTTCGATCCGAAACGGCAAGAGTGGCGTCTTATAGCGGCAATGTCCACACGGCGCAGCTCCGTCGGGGTGGGCGTCGTAAATGGTTTACTGTACGCCGTAGGTGGTTACGATGGCGCCTCTAGACAGTGCCTGGCATCGGTCGAACGGTACGATCCGGCCACCGACACGTGGACACAGATTGCAGAAATGTCTGCCCGGCGCAGCGGTGCCGGAGTAGGCGTACTGGACAACATTTTGTACGCTGTCGGCGGTCACGATGGGCCATTGGTGCGCAAATCAGTCGAAGCGTACGATCCCGTGTCGAACACTTGGCACTCGGTCGGCGATATGGCTTTCTGTCGGCGGAATGCCGGTGTCGTGGCACACAACGGTATGCTGTACGTGGTCGGAGGCGATGATGGCATTTCGAATCTGGCCTCGGTCGAGGTATACAGCCGCGAAACGGACGCGTGGCGAATTCTGCCCTCGTCGATGAGCATTGGCCGTAGCTATGCTGGCGTAGCGATAATTGATAAGCCCTTGTGAAGCGAACAGCAGGCCGCACGGGCCACCAATTCGTCCCAATCCTTCCTCCACCGTACGACCTACCCCCGGTATGCAAATGGCACCGTGAGTGCACAGCACGGGTTGCAACAATTCGTAGCTCCAGCAGTCGCGGCACAACCACCGCCAGAGTCCGCCGCTGGCTTGCCGGTAGGCTGTTCCGACGATGAAAACAGTCAGGCCGAAGGTCTCAACCCAGAACCGGCGGGCGCCGGTGTGAATGTTGCGAACGCCAATAATGTTCACTATGAAAACATATACGAATCTATCGATCATTTCGCCGGCATCGGGGCGGTGGGAGGAGTAGGTGTGATTGGAGGTGCGGCTTCGGCGGCCCATTTGTCGAGCCACGGGCAAGGAGCGGCAAAAAAGTCACAACCTCAACCCGGCCCTTCCGGACTTTCGGCGATCCATCGCAATGGAGGAACGGGATTGAGTGGCATTTCACTGGGTTCCACAGCACCCTCAAATGGAATGCTTCACAACAGCAACATGTACCCTGCGTACCACCCACTGGCATATCGCAACGAACTGTACGATCGTACGGCCGGTTATGATGTGCCACGGGGAAGGGCGGCTCCTTCGGCGAGTTATTATCAGAATCAACCAACCTTACAACCACTCTCGGGCCCTCCGCTGCCTCGCTACGCTAATCTTCATCTCGATCTCAACCGATCACGTTATCCTGCTGCAGGGCAGCAGCTTCAACCACAACAACGAACCCCTCGGCAGCGTAGCTTCGATGATACGGAGTCGTACCATTACCATCGCTACCAACCGAATGGGATGTCAAAACCGGGCGATAATTTGTACGAACGGGTACGAGAGGAACCAGCCTATCAGAACACGGGCTCGTTGGCCGCCAACCGGGGTCTATTTGGTAGGTTCGATGTGATCGGTCACGGTGTAGGACGAATCGAGCGCCACCTTAGCTCGTCTTGTGGAAACATCGACCATTACAGTCTCGGTGGGCATTACGCGGTCCTTGGCCACAGCCATCTCGGAACCGTGGGCCACATACGACTTAATCAACCGAACGCGAGTGGCAACGTAGCCAACGGCACGTGTACCCCAAATCAACCGAACTCGGCAAAGGACggatcgtcgtcatcgtcgtcggtgaatGTGAAAAGTTTCTTCAGCTGCTTGGGTGGCGAAAATTCTCAGTCGATGAACAATCTCAACAAACCGTCCGCGAGCGGCGAAGGGGTGACTGTACGGGAAGGAGAAGCCATAGTCACTACCAACAGCCAAGGGAGCAGCATTGTGGGCGGGTTGGCcagtgctgctgccgtcagcgcaacaacgacggcgactGGCACCATCCCTAAGATTAACCGTAAAACGAAGCAATCGCATCACGCGGAACCAGCACCGGGAGGATCGCCGATGGTTGGTGCAGCTGTTCCGCTggcagcaccgccgccaccgccaccaccggaactaCCTTGCGGTGAACTAGCGAGTGGCGGTAGTGGACGCGTCACGAAACCTTCACtccagtggctgctggtgAACAAGTGGCTCCCGATGTGGGTCGGCCAAACACCGCCCGATTACAAGTTTATCGATTTTAACTTTATGTTTTCGCGCAACTGTGATGGCTGCGCAACGGTCGGAGGCGGAACTCATGCCCGGTCCCAGCAGGAACTGGTACGCTACGGACACTCACCGATCGCCGATTACATTCCGCCGGCACGGGAGTATCCGACGATGACCGGAAGCTACCCGCGAGTGCTTCGCAATACGCCCCAGTTGGCTCGATTGCGTGAGCACGAATACGAAAACATTGTCCCGTTGGGAGATGCGGTGGCTCCGAACGGACCGACGCGTTCTGCACCGCGGGCAAcccgtccggtggccggatcggTGGGTCGTTTGCGCGAGCAACATCAACAGTTACCCGCAGGCATCGGTGCCGATCCGTTCCGGACGTGGGCGTTCAACTTCGAGGACAACAGTTTTCGTCCCGCACGAACCAGTAACGGTGCGATGCTTCACCCGGCGCCGGCCGTCGTGCGGCGCATTACGGATGGAACATTCGGTGCGAAGGAACTGCAACCCGACCAACAGCGACCGGGCCCAAGTGGATTAAGGTCTGCTGCCGCTGGGACCGTCAAACCGAAGCTTGGTGAAAAGGAGGAAGCAGCACGCCGACTGTCTACGGCATCCCTGTCCTCGTCCGATTCGGACAATTACGTTATGGAGTCGTTGGCGGCGGAAGTCGGTGGCTTACTGGCGGACGATAGCAGCCCTTCGGGAGAATTCCAAGCTACGGACGAGCAACTGGACAAAGTGGCGCACTCGAAGGACAGTGGAAATGGTGCACCTTCGTCATCGAACGATTCTTCGGAGTCCGTGCTGAACTACGAACCGGAGGTAGCGGAAACGGCCGATCGGTCCCTGTCGGAGGATGAGGTCGAAGTGGCCGTTTGTGAGGCACATGACAGCGGGACCTGTGACGAGCAAAACTTGGATGATGTGGCAATGTAA
- the LOC128275594 gene encoding ring canal kelch homolog isoform X2: MLSFIQYLGIMSSLGNGNNQNNTNSNTGSSQNSAAEGTMERGSCILVRYASQNSLDESSQKQIPRANGKEKTTGAYRNNIHTQRSFEAMNMMREQNLLCDVVLVAEGIEIPAHKMVLASCSPYFYAMFTGFEESRQDRITLQGVDHRALQLLIEYVYTAVVEVTEENVQILLTAANLLQLTDVRDACCDYLQTQLDPSNCLGIRDFADIHGCIDLLNYAETYIEQHFSEVCQFEEFLNLTSEQVVNLIKSDRLSVPTEEKVYECVITWIQYDVPGRQHNLADLMEHVRLPLLAQDYLVQRVEKELLLKGDLQCKDYIIEALKYHLLKGEQKTSFKTPRTIPRQPVGLPKVLLVIGGQAPKAIRSVECYDLREEKWCQVSEMPTRRCRAGLAVLGDKVYAVGGFNGSLRVKTVDVYDPALDQWTTSHCMEARRSTLGVAVLNNCIYAVGGFDGSTGLSSAEMFDPKRQEWRLIAAMSTRRSSVGVGVVNGLLYAVGGYDGASRQCLASVERYDPATDTWTQIAEMSARRSGAGVGVLDNILYAVGGHDGPLVRKSVEAYDPVSNTWHSVGDMAFCRRNAGVVAHNGMLYVVGGDDGISNLASVEVYSRETDAWRILPSSMSIGRSYAGVAIIDKPL, translated from the exons ATGCTCTCATTCATACAGTACCTAGGCATCATGAGTAGTTTGGGAAACGGAAATAACCAgaacaacaccaacagcaacactGGAAGCAGCCAGAACTCGGCAGCGGAAGGAACGATGGAGCGCGGAAG CTGCATCCTGGTGCGTTACGCAAGCCAGAATTCACTCGACGAAAGCTCGCAGAAGCAGATACCGCGCGCGAATGGAAAGGAGAAAACGACTGGCGCGTACCGTAACAACATTCACACGCAACGCTCGTTCGAGGCCATGAACATGATGAGAGA ACAAAATCTGCTCTGCGatgtggtgctggtggccgagGGTATCGAAATTCCAGCCCACAAGATGGTGCTAGCCTCGTGTAGCCCGTACTTCTACGCCATGTTCACCGGGTTCGAGGAGAGCCGCCAGGATCGGATCACACTGCAAGGCGTTGATCATCGGGCGCTGCAACTGCTGATCGAGTACGTCTACACGGCGGTGGTCGAGGTGACGGAGGAGAACGTACAGATTCTGCTGACCGCCGCCAATTTGCTGCAACTGACCGACGTGCGCGACGCCTGCTGCGACTATCTGCAGACGCAGCTCGATCCCAGCAACTGTCTTGGGATCCGCGATTTCGCCGACATTCACGGTTGCATCGATCTGCTAAACTACGCTGAAACGTACATCGAGCAACATTTCTC GGAAGTGTGCCAGTTTGAAGAATTTTTGAATCTCACCAGCGAACAAGTGGTAAACCTGATCAAGAGCGATCGTCTTTCAGTTCCTACGGAGGAAAAG GTTTATGAATGTGTAATCACTTGGATACAGTACGATgttcccggccggcagcaCAATCTGGCTGATTTAATGGAGCACGTCCGGTTGCCGCTCCTCGCCCAGGACTATCTGGTACAGCGTGTCGAGAAGGAGCTGCTATTGAAGGGTGATCTTCAGTGTAAGGACTACATCATCGAAGCGCTCAAGTACCACCTGCTGAAGGGCGAGCAGAAGACATCCTTCAAGACGCCACGCACCATTCCTCGTCAACCGGTGGGTCTACcgaaggtgctgctggtgattgGTGGGCAAGCACCGAAAGCGATCCGCTCGGTCGAGTGTTACGATCTGCGTGAGGAAAAGTGGTGTCAAGTCTCGGAAATGCCAACACGCCGCTGTCGGGCCGGACTGGCCGTCCTCGGTGACAAAGTGTACGCGGTCGGTGGCTTCAATGGTTCGTTGCGTGTGAAAACGGTCGATGTGTATGACCCGGCCCTAGACCAGTGGACTACCAGCCACTGTATGGAGGCACGGCGTTCGACACTTGGTGTCGCGGTGCTCAACAATTGCATCTACGCCGTCGGTGGATTCGATGGTTCTACCGGTCTTAGTTCGGCCGAAATGTTCGATCCGAAACGGCAAGAGTGGCGTCTTATAGCGGCAATGTCCACACGGCGCAGCTCCGTCGGGGTGGGCGTCGTAAATGGTTTACTGTACGCCGTAGGTGGTTACGATGGCGCCTCTAGACAGTGCCTGGCATCGGTCGAACGGTACGATCCGGCCACCGACACGTGGACACAGATTGCAGAAATGTCTGCCCGGCGCAGCGGTGCCGGAGTAGGCGTACTGGACAACATTTTGTACGCTGTCGGCGGTCACGATGGGCCATTGGTGCGCAAATCAGTCGAAGCGTACGATCCCGTGTCGAACACTTGGCACTCGGTCGGCGATATGGCTTTCTGTCGGCGGAATGCCGGTGTCGTGGCACACAACGGTATGCTGTACGTGGTCGGAGGCGATGATGGCATTTCGAATCTGGCCTCGGTCGAGGTATACAGCCGCGAAACGGACGCGTGGCGAATTCTGCCCTCGTCGATGAGCATTGGCCGTAGCTATGCTGGCGTAGCGATAATTGATAAGCCCTTGTGA
- the LOC128273776 gene encoding cytochrome b5-like, whose protein sequence is MSTVDAQVHSPIEGHEVVHGTGPGTTTILQLAITALHLSKTTVPDGNSIDHLQRPRKQITLREVAYHDSYEDCWIVCFDRVYDITTFLSMHPGGHDVLVENAGRDATIAFLNAGHSKMALKSLKLYEIGELPPDERIYRYPGKLTLANLPD, encoded by the exons ATGTCTACGGTTGACGCACAAGTGCACAGCCCGATCGAGGGCCACGAAGTGGTGCACGGGACTGGCCCTGGAACGACCACCATTCTGCAGCTCGCCATAACCGCGCTGCACCTCAGCAAAACTACTGTTCCCGATGGCAACAGCATCGACCACCTGCAGAGACCGCGAAAGCAGATAACCCTGCGCGAGGTCGCTTATCACGACTCGTACGAAGACTGCTGGATAGTTTGCTTCGATCGAGTTTACGATATCACGACGTTTCTCAGTATG CATCCTGGTGGACATGACGTGCTTGTGGAGAATGCGGGGCGCGACGCAACCATCGCCTTCCTTAATGCCGGTCACTCCAAGATGGCACTGAAATCCCTGAAGCTGTACGAAATCGGCGAGCTTCCACCTGACGAGCGGATCTATCGCTACCCCGGAAAACTAACGCTGGCCAACCTTCCTGATTGA